From the Telopea speciosissima isolate NSW1024214 ecotype Mountain lineage chromosome 9, Tspe_v1, whole genome shotgun sequence genome, the window ccccctatttgaatccaataaaaatagttaaaaaatcaaattccaaaaggaaaaacagtcaaccccccagttcaagaacaaaaactggattttcgacggtagacaaaattttcaactttctaatgctaaggtttttctcaaatctaaaaattttataaatcttaatatggtaaaacattgctaaaaaccaaaagtgcggtaaaatattcatttgtttttatatctaaaaaaatcttttcattcagagcgattttgacaacattcgcgtataccaaataaggtttgaccggaacatatattcttcaatataaatcagatttaagcaatttgggatttgttggaaagctggttttgtgctctacctaatactaaaagtcttatgtaaaaataaaatcatttgactagtcaaacttcttagagaacaagaaaatttctctaaatcgagaacaatttaattatagataagatcatattttcttagaccaatataaaccaaatgtgagactagtataaaccaaatgtatgtttgattgtttcaaacttccaatagcttgcttcttcggttctgttgtcttctagttctatgttgatttttgatgacttaatgtggcttaatattgatttttgatgacttgatgtgacttaatatggcttaatgttgatttttgatgacctGATAAGGGTTagttaatgttgattttttatgatataaggtatatattgtagcatactaaataatgttagaaaagggggaaataaaaaataacacttggggtcGCCTTAGTCGCCTAGGCGATGACTCGGCAGGCGCTTTGTCGCCTAAGctcttagacacccctccaacgTCTTGGGTCGCTTTGccgtcgtgacaactatgcttgagTTCCACTTACACACTCTTATTTATACATTTTTATTGTTAAATAGAAACCTAAACTACAAGGTGAAACCGACGGAATCGCTGGGACACGAACTTCAGTTGACTATCGGAACACTGAACAGGTGAGTGGGATAGACATTGATTTTtttaaggaattttatttttaatccatTACTTGCCATACATGCATAATGAACTTATATTTTTGTATCTAAGTATGCCATATTCATACTTGCTTACCTTTCAGTCATTTTACTTGTTTAGGGAATCTCCGATGATGTGATGCTGAATTTATGTTATCTGTTTTGAATTTCGTGAATGGTACTAAAATAGAATAGAtgttgtagtcggcttggaaaagAAGGGTATGGTGTGctatagtatgggatgcgagaACACTGTACGcttcatactatgtcatatagaattgCATGTGGTTAGGAAATAACATAACCCGTACTacgaacccttaccaacaggggttaaggtgttggatgccatCTGTGTGAAAGTTATGCTTTTGCATGGCCGAGTCGATTAATTATACCCTTCGAGTCATTAGGATCGatggtagcacagtggtaaccaagagggctggtcgggctgtcCAAGGATTGGTATGCTGGGGCTGGCTAGTTCTATCCGACTACTCAATATGGTTGTAACCGGGTATGGGATGAGGTTCTGTACTCGGAATATaggtattggggattgtagtagtccTTACGAACCTATTGACTTAGACATTGTTGTTAAGTGGattaaatattaaaattgaaccccATGCATATAGGTTTCATTTGTATTGCGATTGCTTCCATGGTTTATTTCattcattgggctcagtggagctcaccctcgAGGAAACCTCCTTTTTAGATGGTTTTGCATGTGGAGATATTCCAATGTGGCGGAATGATGTTGATCCAGGAGTTATTACTGACTGTGACTTTGCGGAGTTGGAGCCCGAGGGGCATGACTtatcttgtgtgtgtgtttacTGTACATCTTTGTGATTTGGCCTAATGGATcaagtttctttctctttgatgTATATGGACAATCCTTTTTGTTTAGATAAAATTTTACTGTAGGTATAGGCAGACTGTAAAGCTTAACTTAGTTACTTTTGTGTAACTAAATCCTACTGTAACCGAGATGTAAAGCTTAACTACTGAACCTTGTGTAAATATGTTATACATACAAATTAGAATTCTAATACTGATGTCTTTATTAATATTTGATCTTCCGCTGAAATTCTTTGATTATCTATGATTTGCTTGATTTTAGCTGTGTGTTAGCCACAGGACTAAGATCCTGATGGTTTTGGGAATGTCAATAGACATTCGGTCAGATAGGCCTGGGTCATTTCTAGGCAGGGTGTGACACAGACTGAGGAGGGGGTTTTAATATTGTGTGATGTAATGTATATTATGATGATGTCTAAGCTAAAGACTGAGGTGGGAGTTCATATAGTTTGTATGGACAAGTAACCTAATAAGACCTATTGGACAAGTAATCTAGTGACTGTGTTCCTAGAGCTTGTATGAACAAGTAATCTAACAACACCTGTTGGACAAGTAAGCTAGTGAGTATGTTCCTAGAGCTTGTACCAACAAGCTACCAgatgcaggtttatcaccaAAATGGGCTTAtgtctttagaaataagtctagggttgggatggATATacgttgggcctttgatcccatgggttttctatgcaataggccacttttataggcctaaaatatgggtaattaggttgcgtATGGGagtagttgttttagttccatactcgGTTTTATTtcggtgtttttgttcataaattgaaccagttcaaccaattgttcaatttaagtaattttaatagttttcttttaagtgtttaatgGGGTTGGAATAAGACTTCGTTTGAGTCTTCAGTTTCCTaatcaatttaagttacctaataggttaatgattaggttaggcctttcctttttagtgtaggagtctatttttgagtcttttatataaggttgtaaggggttcaattattgaacacgaattttaatattaatgaaagcttttgctgctcttcttctccattgaagatttttgtcttgtatttgatcaaggctggtgagatcggtgtttgatccaattgacaccttgcggtgggaagcccgggtggttcattggtgggattggtgtttgatccaatcgatacctagcggtgtgaagcccgggtggtacttttgaagctctccttcaagttctagttcaagactcaatttttattcaagtttcaacttccaACAAGCTGCTACCAGGGAGTTTCTACAACAATAGTAAGTTAGAAGTGATCTCCATCccctccattcttcttctaatcctctacagccccaaCCCTAGCTTTCCCCcttctgttttttaattttccaataACCGAAAACCTATAACTATTCTTCtccccttctagaaggtcacatgcaaggtgattttcacaataattctgcccagccaaatctaaccgttagaacctgctaaaattttgatcgaatcttcctcaaaccctaagagagactcaatccaaatttcattaccatccacccaACTGATTGtttgaaattacagttttaccgctctctcctatctctactaggaaacctccataactccagatttaaccatctgatttagctgtaactttcaTCTGATTTGCCCTAACACCCTATGCTTCTAGAAGCCCATCACTCTTCCCCAAAAAAGATACATCGGAAATCAATTCAATAATCTACATATGCTAATAAAAAGAATCTAATGGATTACCCAAATAATGGTAAATTGGTAATGTTCTATTCTATATGATGTTATACTATgcttttctttcatcttcttcgaGGAGTAAGCTACAATCCCAAATATTTGCGTTCATTTCCTACCTGCATACAACATCGTACACTTTTGCTGAATGTGGTGTATATGGGTTTAGCAAcccaattttaatttattttctagttttcctCTCAATAGGCAATGCAAAGTTTGTTTACGCATAGAATAAACTATACAAGTTTATGTCTATTCACTTGGGCATCTTTATCCATTCAGACAAGTATGTCTATGTACATCATTCATCATTATTCAACAGGATGAATCCAAATTTATAAATTTAGGAAACAGTGATCTATTAATGAAACTGAGAAAACCTCACTGATCCAATTTTTTGGCATGCATTTGGGTTGTGTTCCCATAGCTTTAAAACACTACTGATAACCTTCTTCTTGGCCTTTCCCTGTTTAacatattcaaaaaaaaaattctaaatgtCCATAAATAAAGGCAATTGGCCGCTAACTAAAATCTACTTCTTCTGTCAAACTAAATgtaatgtaaaattttaaaaattaataatgaaaatgacatatcactcaaatattcaaataaaaaaaattgttcaatgCTCCGCCAGTATGCCTGTCACGGAGCATTTCCACGACCAAGCATCTCCTGTCCCAAGGAAAGTGTGAAAGGTCATTTTCTGTGCATTAGCACACGGGGGGATACAGGGGAAGAGAAACCAAAATATGTTTTTTACGCATAAGCATTTTTGTCATCCTTTCTCTGTTGCAATTAAAACAGTAGACCCCTATGAATAAATTGGGTTTCTTCGATTAATCCAGCACACAAAAGTTCAACTTACCCACTTTCCACTTTCAAACTAGCCTTAACCAATTAAGATaaatggaaataaataaaacacagTCAAAAATGCAATCAACTCCCCCACcccacaaattaaaaaaaaaaaaaaaacaaagacgaCAGAAGGGAAGGAGTGAGGTGAGAAAGGAAAAATGAACACTAACATTCAACAATGGTCAAGCTCGAACAAGTTCCTTATCTTAAAGCCTTGAGAAGAATATTACCAGGGTTcccaacaacagcagcagcagcacgtGCTCTCTTTTCTGCGTTAGCAATCTCTGCGCGCAGCTTTTCCACCTCACGAGCCATGGCAATCAGATTCTTCTCCATTGCTTGACCCTGTTCATAGTTTTCAGCATGCCCTTTCTTCTCATACTCAATAGCAGCCCTACATGCCCAAAATTACATCCACACATAAAGCATTAAAATTCCAATCAGGAAAATCAAATGATTCAAACAAACTTCCATACTACCTCGCTCGCTGCAATTCCTGTTTCATGTGCTCTATTTCAGCCTTCAAAACCGGCGTCTGCTGCAACTCCGAATTAGCTCTATCCAAATCCTGAGTAAGTGCTTGAACTTGACTAGTTAGCTCCTGCCTCGCAGCAGTGAGTTTCTGAATGTCAGCGCGAACTTGCAGAAGCTCCGCCCGCATAGCCTCCGCAGCACAAAGATCAGCTTCCATTTTCATGGACTTCTCAAAAGCTTCTCGAAGCTGAATATCCTTCTCTTGCTGCATCGACCCACCAAGATGGGCCATGCGTTGCAGCTCATGCTGGGCTGCCGCTAATTCCTGCTTTAATGCGACATGGGTGGCCGCCAACCTCTGGTTATCGATAAGTAGCCCTTGAATTTCTTGATGCTGAGCGGCTAATCTCTCTTCGATTATGGCAGGGTGAGGCGGTAGCGGCCTTGGGCCTCGCCCAAATTGAGCTTCTCTCATTTCTTCAAGAAGTGCAGGGTGGGGCATGGGACCGAGACCTCTAACGAATGTTGGTTCGTGCATGGGGGGAAGCCCGTAATGTGGTGCACCACTGATTGGATGGGGAGGTACACGATTTCTGCCTGACATGACCGAACCCTCGATTCAGAAGGTTGGGTTTAACAATCAAAGAACAGATTCTCCTGTAATCGAATGATCATTAAGAACGTTACAACAATCAAAAGCCAAACCAATATAAAAGCGCCGAAACAGGTTTAAACCTAAATTAACGAGAGAAAGACCTGAATCAAATCTTCAAGTGGGTAATAATATATATTCTAAAGAGATAAATCGACCGGTCAATATAATAAACCCTAACagtctagagagagagagagagagagaggaaataaggGATAGTTGCAAAAGATGAACCTCAGCAAGTAATGTCGGGGTGACGCTCCTGCGAGTCCCAGAGTGAAATCGACTCCTGTAAACCCTACTTCGGGGCTGTCGGTTGACCACTGTTGAGGATAGTTCAAAGAATGCTACGGTTATGCTCTGTCCGTGGCTTCCGTTTGGTTGGACCGAAAAAAGGAGGCAAAGAAATCTTGGTGAAAAAGATTGTCACCATGGCAAATCATGGTCGTAATCTCGGTATTGGGATTGGATCGGTCTCTGGATTTGACCTAGAGTGGGGTCAAATATGAcatttttctaattgcaaatttctcctactttcaaaacagtgtagcactttggtccagttcgttaatttgggatgttggatgttagttttagggaatctaatgatcaaaatgcccttctaataaaaacccccaaaattaaagaataaaatgatcaaattaccctcatcttccccaaatggtttagggtttgaaactgaaaatcaaatcctaaaccatttggggaagatgaaccctaaaatcaaacctccaaaattgaaattgcaGTGAAGAAAGTTTCCCATGAATCAAGACAAGGGATGAAGAAGCTACGCATTAGCATCCCTACTAATGATACTAATTATTAGACAGTGGG encodes:
- the LOC122641003 gene encoding protein FLX-like 1, translating into MSGRNRVPPHPISGAPHYGLPPMHEPTFVRGLGPMPHPALLEEMREAQFGRGPRPLPPHPAIIEERLAAQHQEIQGLLIDNQRLAATHVALKQELAAAQHELQRMAHLGGSMQQEKDIQLREAFEKSMKMEADLCAAEAMRAELLQVRADIQKLTAARQELTSQVQALTQDLDRANSELQQTPVLKAEIEHMKQELQRARAAIEYEKKGHAENYEQGQAMEKNLIAMAREVEKLRAEIANAEKRARAAAAVVGNPGPGYGGNYSNSDTSYGGNPYPAGYGMSPVQAGAEGGHRYGPGPQSQYGQGPGAWGAYDMQRSHGRR